Genomic DNA from Vanrija pseudolonga chromosome 3, complete sequence:
CGATACTGAAGGCCAGGCCACATGTTCATCGACCCCGAGAGTGTGAGGAACCTGGAACTGGTTCAAAACAATCTCAACATGAAGGGCTCCAACACCCTTCTGTGTGAGTCATGGGCCCGGAATGCAATAACTGAACTCTTAGCCACACTCAACTCCTGCTTCACACCCATGGGTGTCCGACTGCTGAGGACTTCCATTCTTCAGCCCAGCAACCGTGAGTTTGCTTCTGCACGTCGATACACCACGCTCACAAGCTGTCCAGAAAAGTACATGATCGAGAACAGGTTGGACGCCGTTCAAGGTCTGCGCCATGACCCATCGTCATCCAGATTGGCAACTAATCACCCGCTCAGTTCTCGTCCAATCTCCCGACGCTCTGAATGGCCTCCGAAAGAGCCTCAAGCAACTCGATTCAGTAAATATCAGCATCTTCTCGCACAGCACTGACATCTCGCAGCTCGACTTGGACAAGCTGATAGCAAACGTATGTTCACAATCATCGTGACATTTTCTGAACCCCCAAAGCTTTCCATTCATCAACGCAAGACCAACACTCCACAGCAAACCGAACATCGTATCAAGATCCTTCTGCAGCTGCGCAAGGTCCTTACAGCCTTGCCAAACCTGTGCCGGTTGATGCAGCCCTGCAATGCCGAAATCATCAAGCGTTCTGTTGCGGTAGGCGACCCTTCCATCCGACATTGGAAGCTCACGGTATCCCAACAGCTCATGTCGAGTCCCGGTGTTCAAGCGATTGGGCCGCTAATTGAAGGTATTTGTCCGCCCTGCGTTGGTCGAGCTGAACCCCCGAGAACGAATCAACGACGAATCAGCTCTGGGCAACCGGGGCAACCGGAAGGGACAAGCCTCGAAGAGCGAACGGCTGTACGCTATCAAGAGTAACTGCAATCAACTCCTAGACCTCGCACGCGACACGCATCAGGAGAATGTCTCCGACATTATGGAGTGTGAGCTTTCTCGCCTGGAGTATGAGTTTCTGACGAACCAGTGGCCAAGGACTTGGAACGTATGTTTGTGGCCGTCAATACCATCTGATCATCCAGGGGACCATGGCATTTGCACATCAATGGAGTGGGGAGAAACTGGCTACCGTTTCTCTTGCGACATCAACGAGTTGGATGGAAAGCCTTTGCCTAAAGGATACACCAATGTCGAGAAGGGCAAGCGTACCATCAAGTTCTCGTCGTCAGACTTGGTAAGCAGGTTCCACCTGGCGCAAAGACTGAACGACAGCATAAACTCAACCGCCGAATGTTGCAAACCCAGCAAGAAGTCTTCGCCATGAGCGACTCGATCGTGGAAGACTTGGTCCAGTCTGTGGTGGCTCAGATCAGTGAGAGCTAGCTCAAACGTATCTGTGTGCTGATGGCAGGCGACCTTTACGAGTGCTCTGAAGCTGTGAGATGAGGATATGCGCCAACATGAATCTAGAGACCAATTGCACTGACAGACGACAGATCGCCCTGATCGATATGTTGGTCAGTTTCGGGACCGCATCGAGCAGTGAGCCCCAGCCCTTGCGACGCCGCTTACATTAGACGTACCTTCTGGTCAGCACCTTTCACGACCTCGCAAGTCATTCTAACCCTGCTGTAGTCCGTCCCAAGTTCGCCAACACGCTTGTTGTGAGTAGGTTCGGTGGCCTCCATCTAACGTCCCAAAGATCAAGAACGGCCGCCATCCTATCCTCGAGGCCACGCTTCCTGCCGGGAACTGCGTCTCAAACGACGTCTACGCCGCTGCTGGACCAGCACACTTCCAACTCATCCAAGGACCAAAGTGAGTGCATGTTCCGTCCTCCGTCCGCTACTGATAGCTCCAGTATGTCAGGAAAGAGCACCTATCTCCGTCAGATTGGTCTTTTGAACGTCCAGGCCATGATTGGGTGTTTGTAAGGCAATCTGAATGGCCGCCACCTAACGTCAACAGCGTACCGGCCGAACATGCACAGTTCAAGCTGCACGACGCTCTCCTGACGCGTCTTTCCAATGATGGTGAGGGAGGGGGTAAGAAACTCGCGCTTAGTTGCAGACTGCATAGAAAAGTCGCTCTCAACCTTTAGCTCCGAGATGGCCACATCGGCAATGATTCTGGGTAGGTCTTGTTCCAACTGATGTTGATTCTGACAGGCTAGGCATGGCCACATCCAAGTCTCTGGTCATCATCGATGAGCTTGGCCGCGGAACCGCACCAGTCGAGGGTGTCGGGACCTCGCACGCCattgccgaggagcttgcaAGGCGAAAGGTGAGTTGTTGTTCTCGGGCGGGGATAGTCAAACTAAGACCGCAGTGCTTCACATTCTTCGCAACCCACTTTCGAGAGCTAGGCCAAACGCTGTGCACTCATCCAGGAGTGGTCACGTAAGTCAAGGAGGCCTTGGACTACCACTGAACTCTCTCAGTCTGCATCTTTCTGTCCAGGTTTGTTTACGAGGAGACTTCAAGTCGATTTACAACCCCAGAGTAACAGCCACATGGGCGAAGACGGAGAGTTTAGCACGACGTTTCACTACAAGGTCACTGATGGGCCGTCCAAGGAAGACCACTATGGTAGGAGTAagcgaagacgacgacgtttTGACAACCACAGGTCTGGATCTGGCGAAGCTGGCATCCTTGCCCCCCTCTGCTatggcgagggcgtgggAGGTATCAAACAAGCTGACCGAGCTGGAGGAGAAGGGTGCGTGCTGTCGGTTGCCGTCCTATCTGACTCGCCCAGGCCGTAACTCGAAACTTGCAAATGCCGTGGCTAGTCGACGCAAGGTCATTGTTGAGGTATGGCAGGCTTGGCACGCTGTGAAGAGGGTCTAACAATGACGCAGCTGGGGGGCAAACTGCGATCTGTGCTTGAGACGTCCCGCCGAGACGATCCCACGGTGGCGACGTACTTGGCCAATCTCAAGGCCGACCTGGTTGCGAGTCTGCAAGACGCTCTGGAGACGGAGAGGGCCTCCTGCACCAATGGTGCTCCTGACGAGGCCGCAGCTGGGGCAGTCGATGGCGTGTAAGATAGATCAGTGTATTACAGTTCCATAGGCGGCCGAGAAGTGACCGCAGCGCAAACTAAGATGTAGAATGGTGACCATGTGAAACCTGCTGGTCAGTGGTTGGTGATCTGTGAGATTGACTACATGCATGACTGCTGCTGAGTGCCTCGGCACCTCTCCTTCTAACAATGACGATGTATTCGACCGCCCTCGCCTTAGTCCATCCTTGAGCGGAGCGTTCGCGTAAtgaccttgtccttggtGCTGTACAGCGTTAGCATACAGGCAACAAAGTCAGAGCACAAGTCACTTACATGACGTGGACAACGGCTCCCCAACCACTGAGAGCATCGCGGTCAACAGCGTTCAGGAGGGTCTGCGAGATGGTCTCGAAGAGGTCCTCGGGCTCCTAGAAAGGGGGTTAGTATTTCGACGGCGCGTTTGGCGATCAAAACGCACGAGATCAGGCTCCCACAGTCCCTCGGCAGCACCGTACAGCTTGTCGGTCGCCGTACCGGCAACCGCAAAGTCCTTGGGGGTGGTGATACATCCAATGCTGTCGAGGTATCAGCACCTGCACCAGACCCGACACTGTCGCTTTACTCACGTGTCCATGGTCGAGATGAAAGGcttggggttggggttggcggcgCTTGGAGGGGCGATACCGGCAATGACGGGCTCGATGAAGTATGGTCCCCAGCGCTTCTCGTAGAGGGTGCTCGAGACGAGGTGGGTGAAGGTCTGGGGCGTGATCTCACGCTCCTCCTTCATGCGGTACATGTTGACGCGGAAgcgcagctgctcgcgccTAGGTTCGGTGTCAGTCGCCGCACTCCCTCACCTGCACACCGGTGCACTCACAATGTGTAGACGTCGGTAGCGAGTCCAGGGAGGCCCATGTACAGCGTGTCGTTGACAGGGAAGACCTGTTCGACGTTAGGACAAAGCAGGCGTATACCGGGCGTGTCCAGTCCCAGACGTGAGCGAGACCCACCTTGTCAAAGTTGGCCGCGATACTCGTCGCCTGGGCACCCAGACGGAGGTCTGAAGCGATCGCAACGCAGTCCTTTCCGACCATGGCGACCACCGAACCACCGTTATACTCCATGATCGACTGCGAGGAGTTAGCActgcaggcggcgggcgtgcaTGCGCCTGGACGGCAGCACGGAGAATGACGTACCATGTTGAGAGAGTGATGAGGAGGTGGAGAGCCCGAGGCTGGGGGTGGAAGAGCTTAGAGCAGGCTGGGAAGGGCGTGTGCTGTGTCTGGGAGAGGCCTGTCGTGTGGGCCTGCTAGACGATGGCTGCGGCAAAGGGGCTGCAGCAACGTCGATGGAGGTGAAggagggagcgaggtggtggtgttcGAGTGCTTGTTCAGAGTCGGTCAGTCGTCGTTTCGTCAGTGGATggacgcgcggcgctgacgctgGTGTGGACCACGAAGCGGGCGGAAGTAAACTAGCGTGGGGTCCACGTGGTGGTAGCGGAATCAAAATAGACAAAGCACCAAGGTGGAGGAAGGGCACTTGAATGTTGTCAACAAAAAGTGACGCAACTCGGGTTGCAGAGACGCGCTCTCCAACACAACAATAACATGGCAGAGCAGACACCAATAACAGAGCTCCCACTACCGTAAGGCAGGCGAATGTATTGATCTAATGGTCCCAGTCACTTTCTCAAGGTAGCTCTCGCAGACAATGGGTACAAGACGGTCGACGATCTCACACGATCAACCGCGGTCGATCTGTCTATTggtgagcgcgtcgtcgcgtcgtcgtccttgctTCACGCCGCGGGCCTAACCATCCCCACAGAGCTGAGCATCGGCG
This window encodes:
- the MSH4 gene encoding MutS 4; amino-acid sequence: MLVEKIEDEFQIQCQSLSRNQWSAEKGLETIKRVCLKNDRKASLVLASSDQKHALAASSALLVFSATRRGVDFNDGSVKIEYKSLHGHMFIDPESVRNLELVQNNLNMKGSNTLLSTLNSCFTPMGVRLLRTSILQPSNQKYMIENRLDAVQVLVQSPDALNGLRKSLKQLDSLDLDKLIANLSIHQRKTNTPQQTEHRIKILLQLRKVLTALPNLCRLMQPCNAEIIKRSVALMSSPGVQAIGPLIEERINDESALGNRGNRKGQASKSERLYAIKSNCNQLLDLARDTHQENVSDIMEWDHGICTSMEWGETGYRFSCDINELDGKPLPKGYTNVEKGKRTIKFSSSDLHKLNRRMLQTQQEVFAMSDSIVEDLVQSVVAQINRPDRYVGQFRDRIEHHSNPAVVRPKFANTLVIKNGRHPILEATLPAGNCVSNDVYAAAGPAHFQLIQGPNMSGKSTYLRQIGLLNVQAMIGCFVPAEHAQFKLHDALLTRLSNDDCIEKSLSTFSSEMATSAMILGMATSKSLVIIDELGRGTAPVEGVGTSHAIAEELARRKCFTFFATHFRELGQTLCTHPGVVTHMGEDGEFSTTFHYKVTDGPSKEDHYGRSLDLAKLASLPPSAMARAWEVSNKLTELEEKGRNSKLANAVASRRKVIVELGGKLRSVLETSRRDDPTVATYLANLKADLVASLQDALETERASCTNGAPDEAAAGAVDGV
- the pup3 gene encoding putative proteasome subunit beta type-3; translated protein: MSIMEYNGGSVVAMVGKDCVAIASDLRLGAQATSIAANFDKVFPVNDTLYMGLPGLATDVYTLREQLRFRVNMYRMKEEREITPQTFTHLVSSTLYEKRWGPYFIEPVIAGIAPPSAANPNPKPFISTMDTIGCITTPKDFAVAGTATDKLYGAAEGLWEPDLEPEDLFETISQTLLNAVDRDALSGWGAVVHVITKDKVITRTLRSRMD